The Spirosoma radiotolerans genome has a window encoding:
- a CDS encoding substrate-binding domain-containing protein produces MSSPLCRFAIGNAILLIKLIFRQQGKRLLVLLTSCLLLGNCQSRTQPEIYKIGFSQCTGGDEWRKTMLNDMKRELTFHPNYTLLYEDAGNSTARQISQVQSLVDQGIDLLIISPNETTPFTKVIEAVFKKGIPVILLDRKIKTESYNAYIGGDNVEIGRLAGTFIGNYLKGRGRVVEVWGLPSSSPAQERHRGFREELRKFPNIRVVKELNGQWERDTVRHVVASELKALKEADVLFAHNDVMALGASEVWKQNGLQHQLDFVGIDALPGPNAGMQAITNGVLRASFLYPTGGEEAIETATRVLEGKSVKREQILNSIQVDASNIRALKAQSDKLLAQQVDIERQSQRIDKLTETYTSQKNTLYFTLASLLVVILLGGWALYLFRSKQVAYRTLENQNGEIRKQKDKIEAVSQQARLATEEKLRFYSYISHEFNTPLSLILTPTEDLLSKRTVSTHELKSNLTLIQKNAYRLLRLIDQMLDLRKTDAGKQQLHTAEQDLIAFIDDIVQDFKRKAEKKRIDLQFIPAKPTLPVWFDSEKLDKVIVNLLSNAFKYTPKGGLIHVRLDVVNQQVRIQVQDNGEGMTPDEQAHAFDLFFSGTRPFNLSKGLGLALSMEFIQLHQGEINVLSEKDKGTTFTILLPLGNAHLSPEEMSGSVARNPLNPSSPVSQRLLADLDEDENEAIAPGNLSAGQSGTLLVVEDNDDLRTFLAARLDHEFDIVSENTGESGWERALEIIPDLIISDIMLPGMDGLQLTQRVKADLRTSHIPVLLLTAQGQIEQRIEGTRAGADAYITKPFNTAYLLEVIRTTLANREKWQRRYASDFLAQSAGGNRQDKKFLNELTGLIEQGLTDATFGVERLSRDMGLSRVQLYRKVQALLDMNVIDYIAEIRLKKARRLLSESTKSMAEIAYETGFSSPAYFTTFFKQHTQKTPSEYRKSPTGV; encoded by the coding sequence ATGAGTAGTCCACTCTGTCGTTTCGCAATAGGTAACGCAATCCTCCTGATAAAACTCATTTTTAGACAGCAGGGTAAGCGTTTACTAGTGCTATTGACAAGCTGCCTGCTATTGGGAAACTGTCAATCAAGAACGCAGCCCGAGATTTATAAAATCGGATTTTCGCAGTGCACCGGGGGCGATGAGTGGCGGAAAACGATGCTCAACGATATGAAACGGGAATTGACGTTTCACCCCAATTACACCCTCCTCTACGAAGATGCTGGTAATAGTACCGCCAGACAAATAAGTCAGGTGCAATCGCTAGTCGATCAGGGGATTGATTTGCTGATTATTTCCCCTAACGAAACGACTCCATTTACCAAGGTTATCGAAGCCGTTTTCAAAAAAGGAATACCGGTTATTTTGCTGGATCGAAAAATTAAGACTGAGTCCTATAACGCCTACATTGGCGGTGACAATGTCGAGATTGGTCGACTGGCCGGTACGTTTATTGGCAATTACCTGAAAGGGCGGGGGCGCGTTGTCGAAGTATGGGGATTACCCAGTTCATCCCCTGCGCAGGAGCGGCATCGGGGCTTTCGGGAAGAGCTACGGAAGTTTCCGAACATACGGGTCGTTAAAGAATTGAATGGACAGTGGGAGCGGGATACTGTCCGGCACGTTGTTGCGTCTGAGCTAAAGGCGTTGAAGGAAGCGGACGTCTTGTTTGCGCACAACGATGTGATGGCGCTCGGCGCTTCCGAAGTCTGGAAGCAAAACGGCCTTCAGCATCAACTGGACTTTGTGGGTATCGACGCCCTCCCTGGCCCAAATGCGGGTATGCAGGCGATTACGAATGGTGTATTAAGAGCCAGTTTTTTATATCCGACCGGTGGTGAGGAAGCCATTGAAACGGCCACCCGAGTTCTTGAAGGAAAATCCGTTAAGCGAGAGCAAATCCTGAATTCGATTCAGGTGGATGCGTCGAACATACGGGCGCTCAAAGCACAAAGCGATAAGTTATTGGCCCAACAGGTTGATATTGAGCGGCAAAGTCAGCGCATTGATAAACTCACCGAGACATACACATCCCAGAAAAACACGCTGTATTTCACCCTGGCCAGTTTGCTTGTCGTAATCTTGTTGGGTGGCTGGGCTTTATACCTGTTCCGGTCAAAACAAGTAGCGTACCGAACGCTCGAGAATCAGAACGGAGAAATTCGGAAACAGAAAGACAAAATTGAAGCTGTATCCCAGCAGGCGCGCCTGGCAACGGAAGAAAAACTTCGGTTTTACTCCTACATCTCCCACGAATTCAACACGCCCTTAAGCCTGATTCTGACGCCGACAGAAGACTTGCTGAGCAAAAGGACGGTGAGCACACATGAACTGAAAAGCAATTTGACGTTGATTCAGAAAAATGCGTACCGCCTGTTGCGGCTCATCGATCAGATGCTGGATCTGCGAAAAACGGATGCCGGGAAACAACAGCTGCATACGGCTGAACAGGACCTGATTGCCTTTATTGACGACATCGTTCAGGATTTCAAACGGAAGGCCGAAAAAAAACGCATCGATCTTCAATTTATCCCGGCCAAGCCTACACTACCCGTTTGGTTCGATAGCGAGAAGTTAGATAAGGTAATTGTGAATCTGCTGTCGAATGCATTTAAATACACACCCAAAGGGGGACTTATCCATGTTCGGCTGGACGTGGTGAACCAGCAGGTTCGAATTCAGGTGCAGGACAATGGCGAAGGCATGACACCCGATGAGCAGGCGCATGCCTTTGACTTGTTTTTCAGCGGAACCAGGCCGTTTAATCTCTCGAAGGGACTGGGACTCGCGCTCTCGATGGAGTTTATTCAATTGCACCAGGGTGAAATCAATGTACTTTCTGAAAAAGATAAGGGAACCACATTCACGATTCTGCTGCCGCTGGGTAACGCCCATTTATCCCCTGAAGAAATGAGTGGTTCGGTAGCCCGGAACCCGCTTAATCCAAGCAGTCCAGTCTCACAGCGGCTGTTGGCTGATCTGGATGAGGACGAGAACGAGGCTATTGCTCCCGGTAACTTATCGGCCGGGCAATCGGGTACCTTATTGGTTGTCGAAGATAACGATGACTTACGAACGTTTCTCGCTGCCCGTCTGGACCACGAGTTCGACATTGTGTCGGAAAATACAGGAGAAAGTGGCTGGGAGCGTGCCCTTGAAATCATTCCGGACTTAATCATCAGTGATATTATGTTGCCGGGGATGGATGGGCTGCAACTGACGCAGCGGGTTAAAGCCGACCTGCGTACATCCCATATTCCGGTTTTGTTATTGACTGCCCAAGGCCAGATCGAACAGCGAATAGAGGGGACTCGGGCCGGCGCCGACGCCTACATTACCAAACCGTTTAATACCGCTTACCTGCTCGAAGTTATCCGCACAACCTTAGCCAATCGCGAAAAGTGGCAACGGCGTTACGCATCGGATTTTCTGGCCCAGTCGGCTGGAGGAAACCGGCAGGACAAGAAGTTTCTGAATGAGCTGACAGGCCTGATCGAACAGGGCTTAACTGATGCCACTTTCGGTGTTGAACGGCTTAGTCGGGATATGGGGCTTTCGCGGGTGCAGCTTTACCGGAAAGTACAGGCACTGCTCGACATGAATGTGATCGATTATATCGCCGAGATTCGCCTGAAAAAAGCCCGGCGGTTGCTGTCGGAGAGCACAAAGTCAATGGCCGAAATTGCCTACGAAACGGGCTTTAGTTCACCCGCTTACTTCACAACGTTTTTTAAGCAGCATACGCAGAAAACGCCTTCCGAATACCGGAAATCACCGACGGGTGTGTAG
- a CDS encoding NADP-dependent malic enzyme, translated as MQQKIRREDALAYHAKGRPGKLEVIPTKDYSTQADLSLAYSPGVAEPCLAIAENREDVYKYTAKGNLVAVISNGTAVLGLGDIGPEASKPVMEGKGLLFKIYADIDVFDIELDTKNVDEFVRMVKILEPTFGGVNLEDIKAPECFEIEERLKADLNIPIMHDDQHGTAIISAAALLNALDIVGKNIQEVRILINGAGASAISCTKLYVSLGAKVENVVMCDSKGVIRADRTDLDERKCLFATSRNLHTLEEAFVGADVFVGLSKGNTVNQDMVRSMANDPIVFAMANPTPEISYEEAIAARPDIIMATGRSDYPNQVNNVLGFPYIFRGALDVRATEINEAMKLAAVHSLADMAKKPVPDLVNMAYGTDNLMFGRHYIIPKPVDPRLLETVAPAVAKAAMESGVARQPITDWEAYESQLARRLGQDTRISRVINNKARTNPKRVVFADAENLKVLKAAQQVKDEGIAQPILLGETAMIQDMITQNNLDLADATIIDPRAPEQHELIEQFGELFYRKRYRKGVSAAEARKRMLSRNYFGAMMVETGQADALISGLTQSYPDTIRPALQVIGKEPGVQKVAGMYILLTNRGPLFFSDTTVNVNPSAEDIVEITELTARAVERFNIKPRIALVTYSNFGSAKGEDADKMQLAAEILQAKHPDMVVDGSMQAHLAFNVDLLRQNYPLSKLVDEGANTLIFPNLSAANIAYNLMREAAGPRSVGFDAIGPILLGMRKPVYVLQLGSSEREIVNMVAIAVVEAQGVS; from the coding sequence ATGCAACAAAAAATACGTCGTGAAGATGCGCTTGCGTATCATGCTAAGGGCCGCCCTGGAAAGCTCGAAGTTATTCCAACTAAAGATTATAGCACGCAGGCTGACTTATCCCTGGCCTATTCCCCCGGCGTAGCAGAGCCCTGTCTGGCCATCGCTGAGAATCGCGAAGACGTCTATAAATACACGGCCAAAGGTAACCTTGTCGCCGTAATCAGCAATGGAACGGCCGTCCTTGGCCTGGGTGATATTGGGCCGGAAGCCAGTAAGCCCGTGATGGAAGGCAAAGGGCTTCTGTTTAAAATTTACGCCGACATCGATGTATTTGATATTGAACTGGATACAAAAAACGTCGATGAGTTTGTCCGGATGGTCAAGATTCTGGAACCTACGTTTGGCGGGGTCAATCTGGAAGATATTAAAGCCCCGGAGTGCTTCGAAATCGAAGAACGACTCAAAGCCGATCTAAACATTCCGATCATGCACGACGATCAGCATGGCACGGCCATTATCTCGGCGGCTGCTCTGCTAAATGCGCTTGACATCGTCGGTAAAAACATTCAGGAGGTCCGAATTCTGATCAATGGTGCCGGTGCATCGGCGATCTCCTGTACCAAACTCTATGTATCATTGGGTGCCAAGGTCGAAAATGTGGTCATGTGCGACAGTAAGGGCGTTATCCGGGCTGATCGCACCGATCTGGATGAGCGAAAGTGCTTATTCGCGACTTCCCGCAATCTGCATACCCTCGAAGAGGCTTTTGTGGGTGCCGATGTATTTGTCGGACTCTCTAAGGGGAACACCGTCAATCAGGACATGGTGCGCTCGATGGCCAATGACCCGATTGTGTTTGCGATGGCCAACCCCACACCCGAAATAAGTTATGAAGAAGCCATTGCTGCCCGCCCCGATATTATCATGGCGACCGGTCGGTCTGACTACCCCAATCAGGTCAATAATGTACTGGGGTTCCCGTACATCTTCCGCGGAGCCCTCGATGTACGCGCCACGGAAATCAATGAAGCTATGAAGCTGGCGGCCGTTCATTCGCTGGCGGATATGGCGAAGAAACCAGTTCCCGACCTCGTTAACATGGCTTATGGCACAGACAATCTGATGTTTGGCCGACATTACATCATTCCTAAACCCGTTGATCCCCGCTTGCTGGAAACCGTTGCCCCGGCTGTGGCCAAAGCAGCGATGGAGTCGGGTGTGGCCAGGCAACCCATTACAGACTGGGAAGCTTACGAAAGTCAACTGGCCCGCCGATTGGGTCAGGATACGCGCATTTCACGGGTTATCAACAACAAAGCGCGGACCAATCCGAAACGGGTCGTTTTTGCCGATGCCGAGAACCTGAAGGTGCTGAAAGCCGCTCAGCAGGTGAAAGATGAAGGCATTGCCCAACCCATTTTACTGGGAGAAACGGCTATGATTCAGGATATGATTACACAAAATAACCTGGACCTGGCCGATGCGACAATCATCGATCCGCGCGCTCCTGAACAACATGAGTTGATCGAGCAGTTTGGCGAATTGTTTTACCGGAAGCGTTACCGCAAAGGGGTGAGTGCAGCCGAAGCACGGAAACGGATGCTGTCGAGGAATTATTTTGGTGCCATGATGGTCGAAACAGGTCAGGCCGACGCGCTCATTTCAGGCCTGACGCAGAGCTACCCCGATACCATACGGCCCGCCCTGCAAGTGATTGGCAAAGAACCGGGCGTTCAGAAAGTGGCGGGTATGTATATCCTGCTTACGAATCGGGGGCCGCTGTTTTTCTCTGACACCACCGTCAACGTAAACCCGTCTGCGGAAGACATTGTCGAAATTACGGAACTGACGGCCCGCGCCGTCGAACGGTTCAATATCAAGCCGCGTATTGCACTGGTTACGTATTCAAACTTTGGCAGTGCCAAAGGCGAAGACGCTGACAAAATGCAACTGGCCGCTGAGATTCTCCAGGCCAAACACCCCGACATGGTTGTAGATGGTTCCATGCAGGCGCATCTGGCCTTCAATGTAGACTTATTGCGGCAAAATTACCCACTCAGTAAACTGGTAGACGAAGGGGCGAACACGCTGATATTTCCTAACCTGTCAGCGGCTAACATCGCTTATAACCTCATGCGGGAAGCCGCTGGCCCTCGCTCGGTTGGCTTCGATGCCATTGGCCCCATTCTGCTGGGCATGCGGAAACCGGTCTATGTGCTTCAGCTTGGTTCGTCGGAGCGTGAGATCGTCAACATGGTTGCCATTGCCGTTGTTGAAGCGCAGGGCGTCAGTTAG
- the rodA gene encoding rod shape-determining protein RodA, whose amino-acid sequence MARNNDPFSQNIDWLTLLLYFGCVTMGWLNVYAAVYSPEDHTSLFDMTTNAGKQMMWIGTTVILIICILVVNHTFFDTFAFVFYGFMILMLILVLFAGTNINGSRSWFKFGSFTIQPAEFTKVATSLALAKYLDVPGINLAKRKDLMFIGGIIVLPCILILASNETGSTLVFASFVIMLYREGLPSWIPAVGITAAALFVLALVFPKLYIFIGIGVLLALVILLMPRYNRTLTNLLAMGLVGIVMIGYVTGVDFFVNNVLQKHQRNRIKVLVDPKIDPLGVGWNVTQAKIAIGSGRLQGKGFLEGTQTKFDFVPEQSTDFIFCTIGEEHGFVGAFVVIALFIGLVSRIVVLAEKQRTKFARVYGYCVAGIIFFHVMVNIGMTIGLMPVIGIPLPFFSYGGSSLWSFSILLFIFLKLDSRRTALTRR is encoded by the coding sequence TTGGCCCGTAATAACGACCCTTTTTCACAAAATATTGACTGGCTCACGTTGCTGCTCTATTTCGGCTGTGTAACGATGGGCTGGCTGAATGTCTATGCCGCTGTCTATAGTCCCGAAGACCATACCAGCCTGTTCGATATGACCACCAATGCCGGTAAACAGATGATGTGGATCGGTACAACTGTAATCCTGATTATTTGTATTCTGGTCGTCAACCATACCTTTTTCGACACATTTGCCTTTGTTTTTTATGGCTTTATGATCCTGATGTTGATTCTGGTTCTTTTTGCCGGAACCAACATCAATGGGTCGAGGTCATGGTTTAAGTTTGGATCGTTTACCATTCAACCCGCTGAATTTACTAAGGTTGCCACATCCCTTGCGTTGGCCAAATACCTGGATGTGCCGGGTATCAACCTGGCCAAGCGAAAGGATTTGATGTTTATCGGAGGGATTATTGTCCTGCCCTGTATTCTTATTCTGGCATCGAACGAAACGGGCTCAACGCTGGTATTTGCTTCATTTGTGATCATGCTGTATCGGGAGGGCCTACCCAGTTGGATTCCCGCCGTTGGTATTACGGCAGCTGCTTTGTTTGTGCTGGCGCTGGTCTTCCCAAAGCTGTACATTTTTATTGGCATCGGCGTGTTGCTCGCGCTGGTTATTTTGCTTATGCCCCGCTACAACCGCACCCTGACCAATTTACTGGCGATGGGGCTGGTCGGTATTGTTATGATCGGGTACGTCACAGGCGTTGATTTCTTCGTGAACAATGTCCTGCAAAAGCACCAGCGCAACCGGATCAAAGTGCTGGTTGACCCAAAAATTGATCCACTTGGCGTGGGCTGGAATGTAACCCAGGCAAAGATCGCCATTGGTTCCGGGCGGCTTCAGGGAAAGGGGTTTCTGGAAGGAACGCAAACGAAGTTTGACTTTGTACCCGAGCAGAGCACTGATTTTATTTTTTGCACCATCGGTGAAGAGCATGGCTTCGTGGGTGCGTTTGTTGTAATTGCCCTGTTTATCGGGCTGGTTTCCCGCATTGTTGTGCTGGCTGAAAAACAACGGACGAAGTTTGCCCGCGTCTATGGCTATTGTGTGGCGGGAATTATCTTTTTCCACGTCATGGTCAATATCGGCATGACCATCGGCCTTATGCCCGTTATCGGGATTCCCTTGCCATTTTTCAGCTATGGAGGCTCGTCGCTCTGGTCATTTTCCATTTTGCTGTTCATTTTTCTTAAACTCGACTCCCGCCGGACGGCCCTGACGAGGAGGTAA
- a CDS encoding penicillin-binding transpeptidase domain-containing protein: protein MLENRKWVIIGVFCLVGLTYLARLFYLQVLDDTYSLGASKNSIKRVVEIPYRGQVYDRNNQLIVYNTPVYDLYVTPKQVRIPDTLAFCRMMNLSLSEFDSIMGLAKNYSPVKPSLFLRQLSKEDFARIQDALVDYRGFEPVISSMRTYPAHTLANALGYVSEISKKQLENQDILYYRQGDYIGHNGLEEQYEEQLRGKRGVKFMMQNVRGVNKGSWKNGEFDTLAVAGQNLITGIDVEVQKYADSLMQNKVGAVLAVEPATGEVLVSVSAPTYDPNLLSSRFFSKNYRALIKNPYKPLINRPVMASYRPGSTFKLIQALIAQQQGSLLPTTVYGHAGSPMRCHCRGGNNLRGAVQNSCNPYFYYVFRKFLYFNGEHNTFKASAIGLRQWHDMAEKFGIADRLGIDLPTERKGNLPTPEYYDKAYGGSLRWKFSNVYSLSIGEGELLISPLKLVNLAATIANRGWYITPHFIKGFDKPGVGVPDEYRKHHETGIDYKYYLPVIDGMRGAVAHGTVTPLANIDGIDLCGKTGTSQNNKFGHKFDHSIFIGFAPMNNPKIAVAVFVENAGWGGKAAASVAALVAERYLKRKTEAKKLDEQVKASNYLPPVGGVPVYKKPVAPKKDTTDQKPAAPKPLMTATKSRPVVAAILN, encoded by the coding sequence ATGTTAGAGAATCGAAAGTGGGTTATTATCGGCGTTTTTTGCCTGGTTGGATTAACGTATCTGGCCCGATTGTTTTATTTACAGGTGCTGGACGACACCTACTCGCTGGGGGCGTCCAAGAATTCCATTAAGCGAGTGGTCGAGATTCCCTACCGAGGGCAGGTCTACGACCGGAACAACCAACTCATCGTTTACAACACCCCCGTTTACGACCTGTATGTTACGCCCAAACAGGTCAGAATTCCGGACACGCTGGCTTTTTGCCGCATGATGAACTTGAGTTTGTCCGAATTTGACAGCATCATGGGGCTGGCCAAGAATTACTCGCCGGTTAAGCCGTCGCTATTTCTGCGGCAGCTCTCCAAAGAAGATTTTGCCCGGATTCAGGATGCACTGGTCGATTACCGGGGCTTTGAGCCCGTCATTAGTTCCATGCGTACATACCCGGCCCACACGCTGGCAAACGCATTGGGCTACGTGAGTGAAATCAGCAAAAAACAACTCGAAAATCAGGATATCCTTTACTACCGTCAGGGCGACTACATTGGCCACAACGGGCTGGAAGAGCAATATGAAGAGCAGTTGCGCGGAAAACGGGGCGTTAAGTTCATGATGCAGAATGTCCGGGGGGTTAACAAAGGTTCCTGGAAAAATGGCGAATTCGATACCCTGGCCGTAGCGGGGCAGAACCTGATTACGGGCATTGACGTCGAGGTGCAGAAGTACGCTGATAGCCTGATGCAGAATAAAGTAGGGGCTGTGCTGGCGGTAGAACCAGCAACGGGCGAAGTGCTGGTGTCAGTGTCGGCGCCAACCTATGACCCTAATCTGTTGTCGAGTCGGTTTTTCTCCAAAAACTACCGGGCCTTGATCAAGAATCCGTATAAGCCGCTGATCAACCGGCCTGTTATGGCCAGCTACCGGCCTGGTTCAACGTTTAAGCTAATTCAGGCCTTGATTGCCCAGCAACAGGGGTCCCTTCTGCCAACGACCGTCTATGGGCATGCTGGCTCGCCCATGCGCTGCCACTGTCGCGGGGGTAATAATCTACGTGGGGCGGTTCAGAACTCCTGCAACCCCTATTTCTATTATGTATTCCGGAAGTTTCTTTACTTCAACGGTGAGCACAACACCTTCAAGGCATCGGCAATCGGCTTACGGCAGTGGCACGATATGGCCGAGAAATTCGGGATTGCTGATCGACTTGGCATTGATTTGCCAACCGAACGGAAAGGCAATCTGCCAACACCGGAATACTACGATAAGGCCTATGGCGGGTCGTTGCGTTGGAAGTTTTCGAACGTTTATTCATTAAGTATTGGCGAAGGTGAGTTGTTGATCAGCCCGCTGAAACTGGTTAACCTGGCCGCCACCATTGCCAATCGGGGCTGGTACATTACACCCCACTTTATCAAAGGCTTTGACAAACCGGGTGTTGGCGTACCGGACGAGTATCGTAAACACCACGAAACAGGCATCGACTATAAATATTATTTACCCGTCATTGACGGCATGCGGGGCGCGGTTGCGCATGGCACGGTAACACCGCTGGCAAACATTGACGGTATTGATCTGTGTGGTAAAACGGGTACGTCGCAGAACAACAAGTTCGGGCATAAATTCGACCATTCTATTTTCATCGGGTTTGCTCCGATGAACAACCCGAAAATTGCGGTAGCGGTATTCGTCGAAAATGCGGGCTGGGGTGGTAAAGCGGCTGCTTCCGTAGCGGCTCTGGTAGCCGAACGCTATCTGAAGCGGAAAACCGAGGCCAAGAAGCTGGACGAGCAAGTCAAAGCGTCCAACTACCTGCCACCCGTTGGTGGAGTTCCGGTTTACAAGAAGCCCGTTGCACCCAAAAAAGATACGACAGATCAAAAACCGGCTGCCCCCAAACCCCTAATGACCGCTACTAAGTCGAGGCCGGTCGTAGCCGCTATTTTAAATTGA
- a CDS encoding SMP-30/gluconolactonase/LRE family protein yields MNLYAILRTALLVCLLGPAVAQQPPYPTIGQVVRVDPRLDKLIPADAKVEVLASGFVWTEGPIWIKDQACLLFSDVPQNTIFKWTEKEGVTPFLKPSGYTGLGPYSDEPGSNGLTLDRQGRLIACEHGDRRVTAMVLNGSGGKRTLADNFNGKRFNSPNDVVAHSNGSYYFTDPPYGMPKKEKDPGKETEGWGVYRIGPERAGVPGPVSIVVSDLTRPNGIALSPDEKTLYVAQSDPLRPVVMAYPLQADGTVGKGRVIFGADGMKKLGLDGGFDGMKVDLDGHLWVTGGGGVLVLSAAGECLGQIKIGAATANCAWGDDGSTLYITADMYLCRIRTSAKGW; encoded by the coding sequence ATGAACCTATACGCTATTTTACGCACGGCCCTGCTGGTCTGTCTGTTGGGACCAGCCGTTGCTCAGCAGCCCCCATACCCAACCATTGGCCAGGTCGTTCGAGTCGATCCTCGGCTGGATAAACTTATTCCGGCTGATGCCAAAGTTGAGGTACTGGCGAGTGGCTTTGTCTGGACAGAAGGCCCCATTTGGATCAAAGACCAGGCCTGTCTGCTTTTTTCCGACGTACCGCAGAACACTATTTTCAAGTGGACTGAGAAAGAAGGGGTTACCCCCTTTTTAAAACCGTCGGGCTACACGGGACTAGGGCCGTATAGTGACGAACCCGGCTCAAACGGCCTGACGCTCGACCGGCAGGGACGGCTTATTGCCTGTGAACACGGCGACCGGCGCGTAACGGCCATGGTGCTGAATGGGAGTGGTGGCAAGCGCACGTTGGCCGATAATTTCAACGGGAAACGATTCAACAGCCCTAACGATGTAGTGGCTCACTCGAATGGAAGCTACTACTTTACAGATCCGCCTTATGGAATGCCCAAAAAGGAAAAAGATCCCGGAAAGGAAACCGAGGGCTGGGGCGTTTACCGGATTGGTCCCGAGCGGGCAGGCGTACCCGGCCCGGTATCGATCGTTGTTAGTGACCTTACTCGCCCCAACGGCATCGCCCTGTCGCCCGACGAGAAAACGTTGTATGTGGCCCAGTCCGATCCACTCCGGCCTGTCGTGATGGCGTATCCCTTACAGGCTGATGGTACCGTAGGGAAGGGGCGCGTCATTTTTGGAGCCGACGGGATGAAGAAATTAGGGCTGGATGGTGGTTTCGATGGCATGAAAGTAGACCTGGACGGTCATTTATGGGTAACCGGTGGCGGTGGTGTATTGGTGTTGTCGGCAGCCGGTGAATGCCTGGGTCAGATTAAGATTGGCGCTGCTACGGCAAACTGTGCCTGGGGAGACGACGGCTCAACGTTGTACATAACCGCCGATATGTATCTCTGCCGGATTCGAACATCGGCCAAAGGCTGGTGA
- a CDS encoding Gfo/Idh/MocA family oxidoreductase — MNDKKRAASSTTPEGNSRRSFLKTLGLAGTAVATAPVALAETTSAGIPQYLNLVRSHSSTAANDKVRIALIGTGGMGIGDTQTALMVDGIEMVAACDLYDGRLRRAKELWGDQLPVTKDYREILERKDIDAVINATTDHWHEKISSDAMRKGKHVYCEKPMVQKVEDGHTLIKVSKETGKVFQVGSQFASSLLIAKARELMKAGDIGELVFAEAIYDRHSAMGAWQYSIPPDASPQTVDWDTYLGSAPKRPWDPLRFFRWRNYQDYGTGIAGDLYVHLLTSLHCITGSKGPTRVYSSGGTRYWKDGRDVPDIQLSIYDYPKTAEHPEFNLTTRSNFVDGGGGNYLVRIVGTEGDLSLGFDSLTVHRNKFPKAPGMSIDNFPKDQKELYVKEYNKLYPPHPELEGPKEFKYAFPKDYKGDRYEHFVNFFNSVRTNAPNVEDATFGLRACGPTQCGNMSFAQKKAVSWDPIKMQILGAV, encoded by the coding sequence ATGAACGATAAAAAACGAGCGGCTTCATCAACCACGCCGGAAGGTAATTCCCGGCGGTCGTTTCTGAAGACCCTTGGTCTGGCCGGAACAGCGGTGGCAACAGCCCCGGTGGCCCTGGCTGAAACCACCTCGGCAGGCATTCCACAATACCTTAATTTAGTTCGAAGCCATTCGAGTACGGCTGCCAACGATAAAGTTCGTATTGCGCTCATTGGCACCGGCGGGATGGGCATTGGCGACACCCAAACGGCACTGATGGTTGATGGCATCGAAATGGTGGCGGCCTGTGATCTCTATGACGGACGCCTGCGCCGGGCGAAAGAGCTGTGGGGGGATCAGCTTCCGGTCACCAAGGATTATCGGGAGATCCTCGAACGGAAAGACATCGACGCGGTGATCAACGCAACAACGGACCACTGGCACGAAAAAATATCGTCGGACGCCATGCGCAAAGGCAAACACGTGTACTGCGAAAAGCCGATGGTGCAGAAAGTTGAAGATGGCCATACGCTCATAAAGGTTTCTAAAGAAACGGGTAAGGTTTTCCAGGTGGGCAGCCAGTTTGCCAGCTCGCTCCTGATCGCCAAAGCACGTGAACTGATGAAAGCCGGTGATATTGGCGAACTCGTTTTTGCCGAAGCCATCTACGACCGCCACAGTGCCATGGGTGCCTGGCAGTATTCGATTCCGCCCGATGCTTCTCCGCAAACTGTTGACTGGGATACTTATTTGGGCAGCGCACCCAAACGGCCATGGGACCCGCTCCGTTTTTTCCGGTGGCGCAATTATCAGGATTACGGCACTGGCATTGCCGGTGACCTTTACGTTCACCTGCTCACCTCGCTGCACTGCATTACCGGATCAAAAGGCCCAACCCGCGTCTATTCAAGTGGCGGAACCCGTTACTGGAAAGATGGGCGCGATGTGCCTGATATTCAACTCAGTATCTACGATTACCCAAAAACAGCCGAGCATCCTGAATTTAACCTGACTACGCGCTCCAACTTCGTTGATGGTGGCGGTGGCAATTACCTCGTTCGGATTGTGGGTACCGAAGGCGATTTATCCCTAGGCTTTGATAGCCTGACTGTTCACCGGAATAAATTCCCCAAAGCACCGGGTATGTCGATTGACAATTTCCCGAAAGACCAGAAAGAATTGTATGTGAAGGAATACAACAAATTGTATCCGCCACACCCTGAGCTGGAAGGCCCTAAAGAGTTCAAGTATGCATTTCCTAAAGATTACAAGGGCGACCGCTATGAGCACTTTGTCAACTTCTTCAATTCGGTGCGGACAAACGCGCCCAATGTTGAAGATGCTACGTTTGGCCTTCGTGCCTGCGGACCGACACAGTGTGGCAACATGAGCTTTGCGCAAAAGAAAGCCGTTAGTTGGGACCCCATCAAAATGCAAATTCTGGGGGCTGTTTAA